One Maribacter cobaltidurans genomic window carries:
- a CDS encoding PAS domain S-box protein, whose translation MGNKYFAKYPIQIMEHSQLANIFLDQSKIPYWIIDLEFQLLYSNKAFQDLTKVVPGLTNNTYESIFNENVEKWATYYKRALKGVSFEIENHYYDSELKETQYGHTIFEPLRNKENKIYAVACQWKNIPHTIRHGSVAKQLIDSSLDVFCTFNEQGEFLYVSATAERHWGYTPEELLGRSYRSLVIEEDLVSTDLMETTLKKGQEIKSFSNRYRKKYGGIAYNQWSSKWDGRAKLFFAVARDSKETLEQEEKLHYCEERFKALVTGAFDLVAVINTEGHYLYMSPSITAIAGIPPEDFIGKNAFDFVHPDDFKRTKSELEKSITEDRIVMKPYRAKNHKNEWRWVETILTNMLDNSAINGIIINSRDITEKIEQEERLLQSEKRFKALIQEGSDLIGILDEEGNYSYVSPTSNSVLGISPEKFIGRNIFEFLHHDDEQSVLAGLQKVSTENKVTLDPFRFINHQKEWRWVETILTNMLDNPSVRGIVANSRDVTDKIEQEERIVQTEKRFETLIENSTDCITIISPEGDTTYISKAIKKILGYTPTEAMLLDIWKLIHPQDIDGFKLAISKAMENPGVSIEGRTSRIKHKDGSLRWVKTNVTNLIQDPSIRGIVNVISDVTKQKTEELEKELITKINNYFNQNTNNDLTSCLKDICQQIVEYDNFGFAEIWLPTFDDKKISRTASYTGTKTGRMFFKESEKLNILEIEEGLSNQVLKKRKTIIWESTDAEWHLFKRKTAAEKSGIKSLIAIPLIHNDNLLGGLLIGTEKAKSALSINLDLFQKLKSTLGSELSRKKTEVELSQIFTFAPDMICVAGFDGYIKQINPAGLVLLGYSLEEIRSNPIKSFVYGDDQSFTEENQNKLYNGKNLEGFENRYVTKEGKVIWLSWTATSLPEQGIIYAVAKDITEEKSLRELNRHVGLLAKIGSWEVDLIKQTVFWSDEVHKIYETDPNSFVPTVDIAIDFYREDFRQSALSSFEKCIETGEPYEIEAVIVTRNKKERWVRTTAKAEFNDGVCVRVYGSFQDIHQDKENEIALRQSEAKFRTIFEIATLGIAQVDPTNGNILLVNSYYENITGYSIDELLEMNFLELTHPNDRIKDWEIFSKAARGEEEYRNEKRYIKKDGTIVWVKIHLAFIRDEKGKAIRTVAICEDVTKQKTATLLLNESLKALKDYKYSLDQSAIIAFTDQKGVITSVNDNFCKISGYDRKELLGKTHRIINSNYHSTVFFKELWKTITSGKVWRGEVKNKAKNGSYYWVDTTIVPFLDEKNKPTQYLAIRFDISERKKAEDEKARFQETLENSLNEIYMFNSKTFKFGYVNKGAMLNLGYTKQELHNLTPLDIKPEYTQESFNHLVSPLLSYRKDKVIFFTKHKRKDGSHYPVEVHLKLVEEDNYSNFIAIILDITERKKAEENLINTSERLRLATKTGNIGIWDWDIIDDKLIWDDTMYQIFGVEENEFQGAFEAWQNKIHPDDFDQTNRDVQNALQGISKFNTEFRIIKHDKSIRYIIGEAIVIRDEISGNPIRMIGTNIDITERKKAEEENRFKANLLSMVGQGTIATDLDGKVNYWNRGAELMYGWKTEEAIGKNIMQLITLETNKEMAGQIMEILKKGESWSGNFEVQKKDGTNFTVMVTNSPIYDENEKLSGIIGISTDITHEIKNKELLKQYTKELERSNEELEQFAFVTSHDLQEPLRMISGFMDQLKRKYEDQLDEKALQYIYFATDGAKRMKQIILDLLDYSRASKPTDELVEVNLNEVITSYEQLRRKVIAESSTIIISDKLPSIVSYNAVVTQIFHGLLDNAIKYTREKITPIIEIKVQEKENEWEFSISDNGIGIDDQFYDKIFIIFQRLHNRERYDGTGIGLAIVKRSVEFLDGKIWLTSKVGEGTTFFFTIAKNRKYKIQKNEIS comes from the coding sequence TTGGGTAATAAATATTTCGCAAAATATCCAATCCAAATCATGGAACATTCCCAGTTGGCCAATATCTTTTTAGATCAAAGTAAAATTCCTTATTGGATTATTGATCTTGAATTTCAACTGCTTTACTCCAATAAAGCATTCCAAGACCTCACGAAAGTGGTGCCTGGATTGACAAATAATACTTACGAGTCTATTTTTAATGAAAATGTTGAGAAGTGGGCAACCTATTATAAGAGAGCTCTTAAGGGAGTCTCTTTTGAAATAGAAAATCACTACTATGATTCCGAGTTAAAAGAAACACAATATGGACATACAATTTTTGAACCCTTAAGAAACAAAGAGAACAAGATTTATGCGGTTGCTTGTCAATGGAAAAATATACCTCACACTATAAGGCATGGAAGCGTAGCCAAACAACTAATAGATTCTTCTCTGGATGTTTTCTGCACTTTTAATGAGCAGGGCGAGTTTCTTTATGTTAGTGCAACAGCAGAAAGGCACTGGGGCTATACACCTGAGGAATTATTGGGTAGATCTTATAGGTCATTGGTAATCGAGGAGGATTTAGTTTCTACAGATTTAATGGAAACCACTTTAAAAAAAGGACAGGAAATTAAATCGTTCTCAAATAGGTATCGAAAAAAGTATGGGGGAATTGCTTATAATCAATGGTCCTCCAAATGGGACGGACGTGCAAAACTCTTTTTTGCTGTAGCAAGGGACAGCAAGGAGACACTTGAGCAAGAAGAAAAATTACATTATTGCGAAGAACGTTTTAAGGCGCTAGTTACAGGAGCATTCGACTTGGTGGCAGTAATAAATACTGAAGGACACTATTTGTATATGAGTCCTTCAATTACTGCTATTGCCGGTATTCCTCCCGAAGATTTTATTGGTAAAAATGCATTTGACTTCGTTCATCCCGATGATTTCAAACGAACAAAATCCGAACTGGAAAAATCAATAACAGAGGATCGGATAGTGATGAAACCCTATCGAGCCAAAAACCACAAAAATGAATGGAGATGGGTCGAAACTATACTAACAAATATGTTAGACAACTCAGCGATTAATGGCATTATAATTAATTCAAGGGATATTACAGAAAAAATTGAACAAGAAGAAAGATTACTTCAAAGTGAAAAACGTTTTAAAGCTCTAATTCAGGAAGGTTCCGATCTAATTGGAATTCTTGATGAAGAAGGTAATTATAGCTATGTAAGTCCAACGAGTAATTCTGTTCTCGGAATATCGCCCGAAAAATTTATTGGCAGAAATATATTTGAATTTCTTCATCATGATGATGAGCAGAGTGTTTTAGCCGGTCTGCAAAAAGTGTCTACTGAAAACAAAGTCACGCTCGACCCATTTCGCTTTATAAACCACCAAAAAGAATGGCGATGGGTAGAAACCATACTGACGAACATGTTGGACAACCCTTCGGTGAGAGGTATCGTGGCAAACTCAAGGGATGTTACAGATAAAATTGAACAGGAAGAACGAATAGTTCAAACTGAGAAAAGATTCGAGACCCTGATAGAAAACAGTACGGACTGCATCACGATAATTTCTCCCGAAGGCGATACAACCTATATCTCTAAGGCGATAAAAAAAATTCTGGGCTATACGCCCACAGAGGCAATGCTGTTGGATATTTGGAAACTCATTCATCCACAAGACATAGATGGCTTTAAATTGGCTATATCCAAAGCCATGGAAAATCCAGGTGTTTCTATAGAGGGTCGAACTTCAAGAATAAAACACAAGGATGGTTCTTTGAGATGGGTTAAAACCAATGTAACCAACTTGATACAAGACCCTTCCATAAGAGGTATTGTGAATGTAATTAGTGACGTTACCAAACAAAAAACTGAGGAGTTAGAAAAAGAACTCATTACCAAAATAAACAACTATTTCAATCAAAATACAAACAACGATTTAACAAGTTGCTTAAAAGATATTTGCCAGCAAATCGTTGAATATGATAATTTTGGTTTTGCCGAAATTTGGTTACCAACTTTTGACGATAAGAAAATTAGCCGCACAGCAAGTTATACAGGAACCAAAACAGGTAGGATGTTTTTTAAGGAATCCGAAAAATTAAACATCTTAGAAATAGAGGAAGGCTTATCGAACCAAGTATTGAAAAAAAGGAAAACAATCATTTGGGAGTCTACTGATGCAGAATGGCATTTATTCAAAAGAAAAACAGCAGCAGAAAAATCAGGGATTAAATCGCTCATTGCCATTCCATTAATACACAATGACAATCTACTAGGTGGCCTTTTGATAGGAACCGAAAAAGCTAAATCTGCCCTTTCAATCAATTTAGATCTGTTTCAAAAATTAAAGTCAACCCTTGGGTCTGAGTTAAGCAGAAAGAAAACAGAGGTTGAGCTATCTCAAATTTTCACCTTCGCACCCGATATGATTTGTGTGGCAGGTTTTGATGGTTATATCAAGCAGATTAATCCTGCAGGTTTAGTGTTATTGGGCTATTCATTAGAGGAAATTCGATCAAATCCAATAAAGTCGTTCGTATATGGGGACGATCAATCTTTCACGGAGGAAAATCAAAACAAACTATACAATGGCAAAAACCTAGAGGGTTTTGAAAATCGGTATGTCACTAAGGAGGGCAAAGTAATTTGGTTAAGTTGGACTGCGACTTCTTTACCAGAACAAGGTATTATTTATGCCGTTGCCAAAGATATCACTGAAGAGAAAAGCCTTAGAGAATTGAACCGGCACGTTGGGCTACTCGCCAAAATTGGAAGTTGGGAGGTAGATCTCATCAAACAAACAGTCTTTTGGTCAGATGAAGTGCATAAAATCTACGAAACAGACCCAAATTCATTTGTTCCAACTGTGGATATTGCAATTGATTTTTACCGAGAAGATTTTCGCCAATCTGCACTGTCAAGTTTTGAAAAATGTATCGAAACTGGAGAGCCCTATGAAATTGAAGCGGTAATAGTCACACGCAATAAAAAAGAGCGTTGGGTAAGAACTACTGCAAAAGCCGAATTTAATGATGGTGTTTGTGTAAGAGTTTATGGAAGTTTTCAAGATATACACCAAGATAAGGAGAATGAAATTGCTTTGCGGCAAAGTGAAGCCAAATTCAGAACCATCTTTGAAATCGCTACTTTGGGCATCGCACAAGTTGACCCAACTAATGGAAATATTCTTTTGGTTAACTCATATTATGAGAATATCACCGGGTATTCCATTGACGAACTTTTGGAAATGAATTTTTTAGAGCTCACACATCCAAACGATCGTATAAAGGATTGGGAAATATTCAGTAAAGCCGCTCGTGGTGAAGAAGAATATAGGAATGAAAAGCGATATATAAAAAAAGACGGTACTATTGTTTGGGTTAAAATTCATCTCGCATTCATAAGGGACGAAAAAGGTAAAGCAATAAGAACTGTGGCTATTTGCGAGGATGTTACTAAGCAAAAAACAGCTACCCTACTGTTGAATGAAAGTTTAAAAGCTCTAAAAGATTACAAATATTCATTAGATCAGTCTGCAATAATAGCTTTTACAGACCAAAAAGGAGTAATAACTTCGGTGAATGATAATTTCTGTAAAATATCAGGTTACGACAGAAAGGAGCTTCTTGGAAAAACACACAGGATCATTAATTCCAACTATCATTCGACCGTATTTTTTAAAGAGTTGTGGAAAACTATTACTTCTGGAAAAGTATGGCGCGGAGAAGTTAAAAACAAAGCGAAAAATGGCTCTTATTATTGGGTCGATACGACTATCGTGCCTTTCTTAGATGAAAAAAATAAACCCACGCAATATTTAGCCATTCGATTTGATATCTCAGAACGGAAAAAAGCAGAAGATGAAAAAGCTAGATTTCAAGAAACGTTGGAAAATAGCTTGAATGAAATCTACATGTTCAATTCCAAAACCTTTAAATTCGGATATGTCAACAAAGGAGCGATGCTCAACCTCGGCTATACAAAACAAGAATTACATAATCTAACCCCATTAGATATAAAACCTGAATACACGCAGGAGTCCTTTAATCATTTAGTTTCTCCTTTATTAAGTTATAGAAAGGACAAAGTAATATTTTTTACCAAACATAAGCGTAAAGACGGTAGTCATTATCCTGTAGAGGTACATCTTAAATTAGTTGAGGAAGACAACTATAGCAATTTCATTGCAATAATTTTAGATATTACAGAAAGAAAAAAAGCCGAAGAAAATTTAATTAACACCTCAGAAAGATTGCGTCTTGCAACTAAAACAGGGAATATCGGCATATGGGATTGGGATATAATAGATGACAAGCTTATCTGGGACGATACCATGTACCAAATTTTTGGAGTTGAAGAAAATGAATTTCAGGGGGCATTCGAAGCTTGGCAAAACAAAATTCATCCAGATGATTTTGATCAAACCAATAGGGACGTTCAAAATGCATTACAGGGAATTTCGAAATTTAACACAGAATTTCGAATAATTAAGCATGATAAATCAATTAGATACATAATAGGGGAAGCCATCGTAATAAGAGATGAAATTTCAGGAAATCCTATTCGAATGATAGGTACTAACATAGATATTACAGAAAGAAAGAAAGCGGAGGAAGAAAATAGATTCAAAGCTAATTTATTAAGCATGGTTGGGCAAGGGACTATTGCAACAGACCTGGATGGAAAAGTCAACTATTGGAACAGGGGCGCTGAGCTTATGTACGGCTGGAAAACTGAAGAAGCCATAGGAAAAAATATCATGCAACTTATCACATTGGAGACCAATAAAGAAATGGCCGGGCAAATAATGGAAATACTGAAAAAGGGGGAATCTTGGTCGGGCAATTTTGAAGTCCAGAAAAAGGATGGAACTAATTTTACCGTAATGGTGACCAATTCTCCAATCTATGATGAAAACGAAAAACTGAGTGGAATTATCGGTATTTCAACAGACATTACTCACGAAATTAAAAACAAGGAGCTACTGAAGCAGTATACTAAAGAGCTAGAAAGGTCCAATGAAGAGTTGGAACAGTTTGCATTTGTCACTTCCCACGATTTACAGGAACCATTGCGAATGATTTCTGGCTTTATGGATCAATTAAAAAGAAAGTATGAAGACCAACTGGACGAAAAAGCACTTCAATATATTTACTTCGCCACCGATGGTGCCAAACGTATGAAACAAATTATATTGGATTTGCTTGATTATTCCAGGGCAAGTAAACCGACTGATGAACTTGTAGAAGTAAATTTAAATGAGGTCATAACTAGCTATGAACAATTGAGAAGAAAAGTTATTGCAGAAAGTTCAACGATCATTATATCTGACAAACTACCTTCTATAGTATCGTATAACGCCGTAGTGACTCAAATCTTTCATGGTTTGTTAGACAACGCTATTAAATACACCAGAGAAAAAATTACGCCAATCATAGAGATTAAAGTACAAGAAAAGGAAAATGAGTGGGAATTTTCAATTTCAGATAATGGTATAGGGATCGATGATCAATTTTATGATAAGATTTTTATTATTTTCCAAAGGTTACATAATAGAGAAAGATATGATGGAACAGGAATCGGACTTGCTATCGTCAAAAGAAGTGTTGAATTTTTAGACGGAAAAATATGGCTAACATCAAAAGTTGGTGAGGGAACAACTTTTTTCTTTACAATAGCGAAAAACAGAAAATATAAAATACAGAAAAATGAAATTAGCTAA
- a CDS encoding response regulator: protein MKLANILLVEDNEGDILLTREAFDESKVIIDINVARNGQEALDYLYKRGEYTEVKKPDLILLDINIPVFNGHEVLKKIKGDPILKKIPVIMLTTSSNEKDIEKAYENHTNSYVRKPLNMEDFLKVILKIEEFWLQINTLTK, encoded by the coding sequence ATGAAATTAGCTAATATTCTTTTGGTGGAGGATAATGAAGGAGATATTCTACTCACACGAGAAGCTTTTGATGAAAGCAAAGTCATTATTGATATCAATGTAGCTAGGAATGGACAAGAAGCTCTTGATTACCTCTACAAAAGAGGGGAATACACAGAAGTAAAAAAACCTGATTTGATACTTTTGGATATTAACATTCCTGTATTTAACGGTCATGAAGTTTTGAAAAAAATAAAGGGCGACCCAATATTGAAAAAAATACCTGTAATAATGTTGACTACCTCATCCAATGAAAAGGATATTGAAAAAGCGTACGAAAACCACACCAATAGTTATGTAAGAAAGCCGCTAAATATGGAGGATTTTTTAAAAGTAATTCTTAAGATAGAAGAATTTTGGTTGCAGATAAACACCCTAACCAAATAG
- a CDS encoding response regulator — protein MYKVFTYEEPITVLVVEDNDGDFILVEDYLHEKFKNIEIVRRKDFKGTVLGMEKNRSTFSAILLDIHLQDGSGLELIKKVLTYAKDIPILILTGYTDVSIAQLSLQLGVYDFLVKDELNPNLLYKSIVFAVNRRQFISQIESERSNFEDLFNFSPQPMWLLDAYNYNVLNANLSAIEKYGYALEEYKKMTYFELHPKEEVENIVKRLSNLQLQLANNNFTHFLKNGEQIKVDFYCKKVKGDTNGPERIIVQSNDITETLNHIQTIETQNKKLRNIAWTQSHEVRGPLARILGIIELIDGNDFDGEELPFWLKQLKISSNELDQIIHIIVDQTQTLNLKD, from the coding sequence ATGTATAAAGTTTTTACATATGAAGAGCCAATCACGGTATTGGTAGTTGAGGATAATGATGGTGATTTTATACTTGTAGAAGATTATCTACATGAAAAATTTAAGAATATAGAGATTGTACGCAGGAAGGATTTTAAGGGAACTGTTTTAGGCATGGAAAAAAATAGATCGACCTTTTCTGCAATTCTTTTAGATATACATCTACAAGATGGGAGCGGTCTGGAACTAATTAAAAAAGTCCTTACATATGCAAAAGATATCCCAATATTAATATTAACAGGTTATACTGATGTGTCAATTGCACAGTTAAGCCTTCAATTGGGTGTCTATGATTTTTTGGTGAAAGATGAGTTAAATCCAAACTTGCTATATAAAAGTATAGTTTTTGCTGTAAACAGGAGACAGTTCATTTCCCAAATTGAAAGTGAGCGTTCCAATTTTGAAGATTTATTTAATTTTAGTCCCCAACCTATGTGGCTTTTGGATGCTTATAATTATAATGTTTTAAACGCAAACTTATCGGCAATAGAAAAGTATGGGTATGCTTTGGAGGAGTATAAAAAAATGACCTATTTCGAATTGCATCCAAAAGAGGAAGTTGAAAATATAGTGAAACGCCTCTCAAATCTTCAATTACAATTGGCAAACAATAATTTTACCCATTTTTTAAAGAATGGTGAACAAATAAAAGTCGATTTTTACTGTAAAAAAGTTAAAGGAGACACAAACGGTCCTGAAAGAATCATCGTTCAATCCAATGATATAACGGAAACATTAAATCATATTCAAACGATAGAGACCCAAAATAAAAAACTGAGAAATATAGCTTGGACACAATCTCATGAAGTAAGGGGCCCACTAGCAAGAATTTTGGGTATCATCGAGTTGATTGATGGTAATGATTTCGACGGGGAAGAATTACCATTTTGGTTGAAACAACTAAAAATATCTTCAAATGAATTGGATCAAATAATCCATATCATAGTAGATCAAACGCAAACCTTAAATCTTAAGGATTGA
- a CDS encoding DMT family transporter yields the protein MNWALLIIAGLFEVGFATCLGKAKESTGDEATYWYLGFLLCLGVSMSLLVKVSQELPVGTTYAVWTGIGAVGTVLVGILIFKEPATFWRLFFSTTLIASIIGLKLVSH from the coding sequence ATGAATTGGGCACTATTGATTATTGCAGGACTCTTCGAAGTGGGTTTTGCAACATGTCTGGGAAAAGCAAAGGAATCTACAGGTGATGAAGCTACCTACTGGTACTTGGGATTTTTGCTTTGTTTAGGGGTAAGTATGTCGTTACTTGTAAAGGTCTCCCAAGAATTACCAGTAGGAACCACCTATGCGGTCTGGACCGGCATAGGTGCAGTAGGTACCGTTTTGGTAGGGATTCTTATCTTTAAGGAACCCGCAACTTTTTGGCGACTATTCTTTAGTACCACCTTGATCGCATCGATCATTGGACTAAAATTGGTATCCCATTAG
- a CDS encoding DMT family protein, whose amino-acid sequence MKAVLTIGLLVLSNTFMVVAWYGHLKFSEWKWFSKLGLISIVLISWGIALFEYMFQVPANRIGFKENGGPFSLIQLKVLQEVITLVVFAVFTLVVFKTETFRPNHIISFLFLILAVYFMFKK is encoded by the coding sequence GTGAAAGCTGTCTTGACAATCGGTCTGTTGGTCCTGAGCAATACCTTTATGGTAGTAGCCTGGTATGGCCACCTAAAATTTTCAGAATGGAAGTGGTTTAGTAAGCTAGGACTTATATCCATCGTGCTAATTAGCTGGGGGATTGCCCTGTTTGAATACATGTTCCAAGTCCCTGCCAATAGGATTGGCTTTAAAGAAAACGGGGGACCCTTTAGTCTTATCCAATTGAAGGTGCTCCAAGAGGTAATAACCTTGGTAGTCTTTGCCGTATTCACCCTTGTGGTTTTCAAAACTGAAACCTTTAGGCCCAACCATATCATTTCCTTCCTGTTTCTGATCCTGGCCGTTTACTTCATGTTCAAGAAGTGA
- a CDS encoding amidohydrolase family protein, with translation MKGTILKSLKYTLVVILTCIVVFVTLVFIPYSNIGFPENGYSEFVINNVNIVDLKNDTILKNQHILVEGKRIKEISSEPIRRNNNNQLSINGTGKYLIPALWDMHVHLTKRSSNSAYAQFVTNGVMHVRDMRGSYNDRDHFASTPIRIRKWNQKVTDMELLGPIVHSIPSFAIEGPNPMFDNSPEYFNCANSEQAKMLVNYFKEQGVTLIKTYNNIPREAFFTLMGEAKKAGIEVAGHKPVRVSTIEAANAGMKSMEHARFLIWESFKGSQKLRNSDNPKEKDNTELRRLMLDNHDTLLLKENLEALKNNNTYYCPTHLTRKADAYADDERFRTRYDEINPIFRFLSFEDLDVTLQEDTTDLGREVYHDFYSKGLEITKTASEYGVKVLAGSDVPELPGTSLIDELQELSATGLSNYEVLRTATLNPSEYYDLDTIYGTIEAGKSADLLLLSQNPIQDISNLKGIYGIISNGTYLNKEEIENLKQKIHSRNNGLLMSAKLFCDMLMYMTI, from the coding sequence GTGAAAGGAACAATTTTGAAAAGTTTAAAATACACGCTGGTTGTGATTCTTACCTGTATAGTTGTATTTGTCACTCTTGTCTTCATACCCTATTCTAACATTGGTTTTCCAGAAAATGGGTATTCGGAATTTGTTATAAACAACGTCAACATCGTTGACCTAAAAAATGATACTATTTTAAAAAACCAGCATATCCTAGTTGAAGGAAAACGGATAAAGGAAATTAGTTCAGAGCCTATACGGAGGAATAATAACAACCAATTAAGTATAAATGGAACAGGTAAATATTTGATTCCGGCCTTATGGGATATGCATGTCCATTTGACCAAACGATCATCAAATAGTGCTTATGCCCAGTTTGTTACCAATGGTGTAATGCATGTACGTGATATGCGTGGATCCTATAACGATAGGGACCACTTTGCGTCGACTCCCATTAGGATTAGAAAGTGGAATCAGAAAGTAACCGATATGGAATTATTGGGACCTATCGTTCATAGTATCCCCAGTTTTGCTATTGAAGGGCCCAATCCAATGTTTGACAACTCACCTGAATACTTTAATTGCGCAAATAGTGAACAAGCAAAAATGTTGGTAAATTATTTTAAGGAACAAGGGGTGACTTTGATCAAAACGTACAACAACATTCCAAGAGAGGCATTCTTCACATTGATGGGAGAAGCAAAGAAAGCCGGGATTGAGGTAGCAGGCCACAAACCCGTTCGAGTGAGCACTATAGAAGCAGCAAATGCAGGAATGAAGAGTATGGAGCACGCCCGATTTTTAATCTGGGAAAGTTTTAAAGGGTCACAAAAACTTAGAAATAGTGATAACCCCAAAGAAAAAGACAATACCGAACTCAGAAGGCTAATGCTTGACAACCACGATACCCTGTTGTTGAAAGAAAATTTAGAAGCATTAAAAAATAATAATACTTACTACTGCCCTACACACCTTACCAGAAAGGCTGATGCTTATGCAGATGATGAGCGTTTTAGGACAAGATATGACGAGATCAACCCTATTTTTAGGTTTTTATCATTTGAGGATCTGGATGTGACATTACAGGAAGACACAACAGACTTAGGCAGAGAAGTGTACCATGATTTTTATAGTAAGGGTCTTGAAATCACTAAAACAGCAAGTGAGTACGGAGTAAAGGTATTAGCCGGCTCAGATGTGCCGGAACTACCAGGAACTTCTTTAATTGACGAACTACAAGAACTGTCAGCTACGGGCCTTTCAAATTATGAAGTCCTCAGGACAGCAACTTTGAACCCTTCCGAATATTATGATTTGGATACAATTTACGGAACTATCGAAGCAGGGAAAAGTGCTGATCTACTATTGCTTTCTCAAAATCCTATTCAGGATATATCCAACCTAAAGGGCATATATGGTATTATTTCTAATGGAACGTATTTGAATAAGGAAGAAATAGAAAATCTAAAACAAAAAATCCACTCAAGAAACAATGGATTATTAATGTCAGCAAAACTTTTCTGCGATATGCTGATGTATATGACAATATAA
- a CDS encoding helix-turn-helix domain-containing protein has protein sequence MSLILLGLTIRIGKSVLGYYIPLEAWQKNIGISGSLIVGPFLWFYGIVLFQRSTTLTKSHYLHLLPFFLFALLLSFIPSNGDFETFWNYGLVVFHLAIYLVVSWFTLVRRDSQIPSKRSKWYRNILIGVTFIWIYYLGNFLNLKSHYIWGPIFYSFLIYAFTYLFLNRENFDLEKYENSSLDKDGSMALFKSIQKLFEKENLFLEPTISLSTLSDRLSKSSKEVSQSINENAQQNFREFVNKYRIEKAKALLVDLGRKDAKMATVAYDSGFGTVTAFNVAFKKSTGLTPSSYQKENISN, from the coding sequence TTGAGTTTGATTTTATTGGGGCTAACCATAAGAATTGGGAAATCCGTACTTGGTTATTACATTCCGTTAGAAGCTTGGCAAAAGAATATTGGTATCTCAGGAAGCCTGATCGTTGGTCCATTTTTATGGTTTTATGGGATTGTTTTATTCCAAAGAAGTACAACTTTAACAAAAAGTCATTATCTGCATTTATTACCATTTTTTCTTTTTGCTTTACTACTATCATTCATACCCAGTAACGGTGATTTTGAAACTTTTTGGAATTACGGGCTAGTAGTTTTTCATTTAGCCATTTATCTTGTCGTCTCATGGTTTACGCTGGTAAGAAGGGACTCACAAATACCTTCAAAAAGGTCAAAATGGTATAGAAATATCTTAATCGGGGTAACTTTCATATGGATATACTATCTAGGTAATTTTTTGAACTTAAAAAGTCATTATATCTGGGGGCCCATTTTTTATTCATTTCTCATTTATGCCTTTACCTATCTTTTTCTAAATCGTGAAAATTTTGATTTGGAGAAATATGAAAATTCAAGTCTGGATAAAGACGGTTCAATGGCATTGTTTAAATCTATCCAAAAACTATTTGAAAAGGAAAATCTATTTTTAGAACCCACTATTTCGTTGAGTACCTTATCGGACAGATTATCAAAAAGTTCAAAAGAAGTTTCCCAATCCATAAACGAAAACGCCCAACAAAATTTTAGGGAATTTGTAAATAAATATAGAATAGAAAAGGCCAAAGCTCTATTGGTCGATTTGGGACGCAAGGATGCAAAAATGGCTACGGTGGCCTATGATTCAGGTTTTGGTACGGTTACGGCATTCAATGTTGCCTTTAAAAAAAGTACTGGGCTAACGCCATCTTCATATCAAAAAGAAAACATTTCAAATTAG